The following are encoded in a window of Primulina eburnea isolate SZY01 chromosome 4, ASM2296580v1, whole genome shotgun sequence genomic DNA:
- the LOC140828883 gene encoding NADH dehydrogenase [ubiquinone] 1 beta subcomplex subunit 8, mitochondrial, producing MAGRLSQAASRIMGANGVVSRSVASSLRQRSGMGLPVGKHIVPDKPLPVNDELVWDNGTPFPEPCIDRIADTVGKYEALAWLCGGLSFFASLGLLAVWNDKASKIPFAPKVYPYDNLRVELGEEP from the exons ATGGCAGGAAGGCTGAGCCAGGCTGCGTCCCGGATCATGGGCGCAAATGGTGTCGTTTCACGTTCAGTCGCATCCTCTCTCCGCCAGCGTTCGGGTATGGGCCTCCCCGTTGGCAAACACATCGTCCCCGACAAACCC CTTCCGGTGAACGATGAGCTTGTATGGGATAATGGAACTCCATTTCCGGAACCATGTATTGATCGCATTGCTGATACTGTTGGAAAG TATGAAGCATTAGCTTGGTTGTGTGGAGGATTGAGTTTTTTCGCATCGCTTGGATTATTAGCTGTGTGGAATGATAAAGCTTCTAAAATACCATTT GCACCGAAGGTCTACCCATACGACAACTTAAGAGTGGAGCTTGGAGAAGAACCCTAG
- the LOC140828881 gene encoding 14 kDa proline-rich protein DC2.15-like, whose product MASKKSTSVALFLVLNLLFFTFASACDTCPTTKPKPKPKPKPKPQPCPPGAPVPVPVPAPVPVPVPAPATCPRDTLKLAACADLLGGLITVTIGTPPKTPCCTLLEGLADLEAAVCLCTAIKANILGINLNVPVSLSLLLNVCSKKVPPGFQCP is encoded by the coding sequence ATGGCTTCCAAGAAAAGCACATCCGTTGCCCTATTTTTAGTCCTAAACCTTCTATTCTTCACTTTCGCTTCAGCATGCGACACTTGCCCAACCACTAAGCCAAAACCGAAACCAAAACCGAAGCCGAAGCCCCAACCATGTCCGCCAGGTGCCCCAGTCCCAGTCCCTGTCCCAGCCCCAGTCCCAGTCCCAGTCCCAGCCCCAGCCACCTGCCCTAGAGATACCCTAAAACTAGCTGCATGTGCCGATTTGCTGGGTGGATTGATCACTGTCACCATTGGCACTCCCCCGAAAACTCCGTGTTGCACCTTACTCGAGGGCTTAGCGGATCTCGAAGCCGCCGTGTGCCTTTGCACAGCCATTAAAGCCAATATTTTGGGCATCAACCTTAATGTCCCAGTTTCCCTTAGCTTGCTTCTTAATGTCTGCTCCAAGAAAGTTCCACCAGGCTTCCAATGTCCTTAA
- the LOC140829874 gene encoding uncharacterized protein: MGTKFLAMFIVCMLCMLNALPPAYAWQQNCPPQYPPYHRPSPPSTPRPRPPSHPRPHPPPHHRPPSVPRPPSPPHHGVLPPISNPPVIVPPIIPPPPVTNPPGIIPPITNPPGIIPPIINPPGIIPPITTPPVTRPPPSSSYPPYTPPGGGGGGGTPPSISPPPAATCPIDALKLGLCLDVLGGLVHVIIGNPVENICCPVLQGLLDLEAAICLCTTIRLKLLNLNIFLPLALQVLATCGFTPPPGFVCPPL, from the coding sequence ATGGGTACCAAGTTCTTGGCTATGTTCATCGTGTGCATGCTCTGCATGTTGAATGCATTGCCACCCGCTTATGCTTGGCAACAAAACTGCCCACCTCAATATCCACCCTACCACCGCCCTTCTCCACCATCAACTCCTAGGCCCCGTCCACCATCCCATCCTAGACCTCACCCGCCACCCCACCACCGTCCTCCATCTGTCCCAAGACCACCATCTCCGCCCCATCACGGAGTGTTGCCACCGATAAGCAACCCACCCGTCATCGTGCCACCCATTATCCCGCCACCGCCGGTAACAAATCCACCAGGCATCATCCCACCAATAACAAATCCTCCGGGCATCATCCCACCTATAATCAATCCACCGGGAATCATCCCTCCTATAACAACCCCTCCAGTCACACGACCACCTCCATCATCTTCTTATCCACCTTACACACCTCccggaggtggaggtggaggtggaacCCCGCCTAGCATCAGTCCTCCTCCGGCCGCCACATGCCCCATAGATGCGCTTAAACTCGGGCTCTGTTTGGATGTTCTTGGGGGATTAGTGCATGTTATAATAGGAAATCCAGTCGAAAACATATGCTGCCCAGTGCTTCAGGGATTGTTAGACCTAGAAGCAGCCATTTGTCTGTGCACAACAATAAGACTTAAGCTTCTGAATCTGAACATTTTCCTTCCTCTCGCTCTACAAGTGCTGGCAACCTGTGGCTTTACCCCTCCTCCGGGTTTTGTATGCCCGCCACTTTAA